The genomic stretch TCTGCCACCAGATCGGTCTTATATCCGTATACCCTGGGAATATCCCAAGCTCTTTTATTTTCTCACACGCCTCAAAAAACTCGGAATATGTCCTTGGTGCTCTCTCAATCCCTGCTTTTTCAAAAATTTTAACATTATACAAAAGCATCACAGGGTTTGTCTTCCAAGGAAGTTGATAAAAATGCCCATCCTTTGACCTGAAACTTTCAAGCAAATCAACTGGGATTTTCCGGGCACTGATAAGAGAATCAAAATCTTCAAATTCATCAAGCGCAACTAAACCACCAGCTTTTATGTATTCAGCTATTGCCCCTGGCCAGATATTTGAACAAACATCTGGGGTTGTTCCCCCAGCTATCGCTGCTAGAAGAACTTCCTCTGAGGATTGACCAGCTGGTAAAGCTTGAACTTCAACTTGAATCTCAGGATGAAGCCGATTCCATTTATCAACAAGAATTTTTGCAAGCTCAATCTCCTCAGGATTTGGAGCGCACCAATACGTTAATTTTTTGTTCGCCTGATTAAAAGCATTTTTCCGATCACTTGAGCACCCAAAGACAAAAAACAAAATAAATAAAAACAAGAACGATTTCATCTCAACAGTATCAACTTTTTTATTTTTGAAAATCCACCAGCATCAACAAAACAGAAATACAATCCGCTTGAATTATTATCAAAATTTAATTTTAACAACCCTGCTTCAGATGTCATCTCATCAACCTTCCTCCCGCAGATGTCAAAAACTCTCAACTTGAAGATGCCTTTGCCCTTTAAAAAAACATTCGTTTCCCTGTTAAATGGGTTTGGGAAAATATCAACTTCAAAATCGTCTAAATCATCAAAAGAACCTCTTTCCTTAATTCCAGTTATCACTGCGCGCTCAACTTTCAATTCAGCCCCATCAGGACTTTGAAAAATCTTCCTCTCAACGATTGGTTGAATTATGAAGTAGTCAATCCAGACGAAATCGCCAACACCTCTGAAATAGACATCAATCGTATGTTCTCCAGAATGAAGAGGGAAAGAACCGTTAATTCTATCTATCCAGATATAATCTTGCGACGAAGAACCGCTCATATCAAAGTAAAACTTATAAATTGAATCAATCACGATTTCAACCCCAGCATAACCGCTTGGTAAACTCCTCTTACGATATTGAACATAAATCGTGTAAAAGTTCAAATCGTCATAAACATTGTCAATGTCAAACTTAATTCTTATCCCATCCTCATTCTTAAGCTCAACGAGACAACCTTTACTTATGTTCGCCCAGTTGAATTCGCTCAAATAAATTTTTTTCGGGTCACCATATGTTGAAGCAAAATTTTCAGCTTCAATTATCTTATAAGAATTGTCCGACTTTGTCTTATAAAAAAGATATCTTGAAGCGATATCATCGTAAAGCGCTGTCTGTAAGCCAATAAGACCCTCTGAGACGGATTCAGCCCCTGAGTTTAAGTTCATCGTTCCATCTGCTTTAACCGCATCATAAAACCTGCCGGTTGCAGAATCATAAACCGGATAATTTGCTATGTTATTTCCGAGCCACCAAGACCCATAAAGACCGCCGAACATTCTGTAAGTTGTGTCCCCTGTTATCTTTCCATATTCAATGAATGCTTGAACGATCGGAGCGATGCCATAATTTATCTGATCACCCCTTTCTGGATACGGCTTTATATCAGTTAAATCAAACGATAGAAGCATTTTTTTATAAAAGTTATCTATTTCCCTTCTTGCCGACTCAATCCAATCCGCTCTATTAAAAATTTTCCCGGCTATAAGAAGCGCATAAGATTGTCTGCTTCCCCAGGAATGCCAAATGTAAAGATTTGGAGTGAAAGATGGATGCATCCCAAAAGGAAAGTCATCCTCATCCCCAAATTGATATGTTGAGATCGCTTTACAAAGTTTTTCAACAACCCACTTTGCTTTTTCGCTTTTTGAAAACTCATAATAAAGCGACGCTCCTATAACCGCCTCAGCCGATGCATCTGCGCCATTTTCAAGTAGCCAATAACCTTGCGCTGGAACTTTCCAATTTATAAACAACTCGTAAATATCGGACTTATTTATCGTCCTTATCGCTTTTGACAATGCCCTTTCAATCCTAACTGCAAGCGTATCTTTAAACTCTTTCTCAACATTAAATTTTGAGAAAATATTATAAGCATAGCCCATAGCCCAAAGTGCCCTGCAAGCCCACCACTTAAAACTATCATTGTTGCTTGTTTGACCGAATTTATTTATTGAAAGGTCCTCATAAACAAAGTTATAAAATCCGCCATCCTCCGCTTGCATCTTCAATGTAAATTTAAGAAGAAGCTTCGCTTGATTTAAACTATGCTGGTCTCTAAACCTTTCATAATGCATAAGATAAGCAACCGAAGCTCTGGTTGCGTCATCAACGCAGGCAATCCCCTCACCCAGTGCTGGGACATATTTATAATCGGGATAATTTGAATATATATGAATTATCGCAACCGTATCAGCATCCATCACAACCTTTTCAACGAGATAATCAATGTGCTTTAAATTTATATCAAAGCTTTGCGAAAAAGCTATATCAACAAGGAAAGCGACGAAGATTAATTTTTTCATAAACTTTCCAAAATTTAATATTCAACACTTAACACAACTGTATGGACACCTTTCAACCTGCCATAATCGTTGTATGAGTAATCAAACTGAACCTTCATATCGCTAAACGGAATTTGCATCTTAACACCGGCGCCAAGAGATAAGCCACCTTCACCATCTTTTAAAAAGAGCATTTGATAACCGCCTCTTATAAAGAACATGTCCCTAAAAGAGTATTCCGCACCAGCGTTTATATATTGATAATTGTCGCTTGGGTTTACAGCGTCTGTTGATATCATAAGCTTACTGGCTTCTGAATTAAAGATATAAGTTGAAATCCCAAACTGAAAATTCAATGGTAATTGCCAGTTATCAGTTTCAAGCATTGCGGGTATCCTATCATTATTCCCATATTTATTTGGATCTGGGTCATAGAAAACTCTGGCATCCCTCCCATACATTCTCATACTTGTACCAAAATTTGAGATCGTTGCTCCAATGGTCATACCACCGAAGAAATCCGTTTTAAAAAGCGTTCCAACATCAATGGCAACAGCCCAAGCCGACATGTGCCATATCCTCTGCCGAATATATTTCGCATTAAATCCTATTGAAAACCTATCTGTTAAATTTCTCGCATATGTCAAACTTAAAGCGAAATCGTTCGCATTAAAATATTCCCCTGTCCCCTCAGGTCTTTCAACCGTTGTAACCGGCATATCAGGTATGGTCAAAGTTGTCAAGCTTGCTCCAAGCGTCCCAAAAGAACCAACAGGCAGGACAACCCCTATAAAACCAAATTTTGTATCCGCAAGCCAACTTGTATATTGAAACATCGCTTTTATTCCCTCGCTCCTTGCGATACCACCAGGATTCCAATATAAGGCGCTTGCATCATTTGCGACAGAAACAAATGACCCACCCATAGCGGTTGCCCTCCCTCCAACAGGTATACTAAGAAAAACAGCAGCTGTTGTCCCAACTTTTGAAACATTTGATACAAAATTTTGCGAATAAGAAAATGAGACGAATAATAAGATAAACCAAACTTTTTTCATGGCACAAAAATTGAATTTATTTTATCACTGCGAAACGTCCGATTTTTTCGCCTATCCCTGGGGCTTCAACATGATAAATGTAAATCCCATAAGCTATATCCATTCCATCCTTTGAAACAAGGTCCCATGAAACAGCCCCGTAATTCTCACTCCCGTTGTAAACGATTGTATCAACTAGGTAACCCCTGATCGTGTAAATTCTTATCGTGCAATTCTTTGGCAAATTTACGAACCAAATTTTCCTTTCACCCCTGCCAGCTCTGTATCTATTTGCCGGTTCCCAAGAAGCTGTAGCAACATAGGGATTGGGAACAACGGAAATTTTATCAAGGTCACTTTTTGCTTTTTCAAAGTCAATTCCCTGACCCCTTACCTTAAACTCAAAATATTCTCCATTTCTAAATGGCTTCCTTGTAGCGATCAAATAAACATCCCCGGGGGACGGTGGAATTTGAACTGGTTTCAAGGTGTCCTCAAAGAATTGAACCCTCCAAGTCGCCTTCCAACTTCTCGGATTTGGCCTCTGAGTTGCTGAATCGCCACCAAGAACAATTATCAACCTGTCCCCTGGGGAAAGCGTTGAATCCTTATCTGAATCAAAGAAAATAAAATCCGCCTTTTTACCCTCTGTGAGATTCCAAACCGTGAATTTAACCGGGATTCTCTGCTGTCCGAAAATTAACGCAAGAGAAGTATCAATAACTTTGTCGCTGAAACGAACCTCAAAATCAGCAGGATATTTTATGTTCCTCACTACAAAAGTTGGATCAAGGTCAACTCTGACGATATAATTTGAATTACCCTTGACCCATCCAGTCCTGTTGTTGTCAAGACTAACAGATGAATCGTTGTAAAGATAAATCACAAGACCATTGAAAATCGGCGACTCCTGACCGTAAACTTTTAACTCAACGGTATCAACAATTCTAATCCCAGATGTCAAGTCATAGATTGAATACCTTGGAATAGCTGAATTATAAAATTTTGATGTGTCAAAGAAAGAGACCCTATAAATATGCCCATCCTTTATTGAGTCGGGTTGAAGTATATGAACCTCAATTCTGCCAGTTCCGGGTCCAACATGCGTTAAATTTCCATCAATACCTGCCTCAATATAACCAGCGGATGGGGGATTTGGAGTGACAACGGCTGTGTTTATATCTGGCTTAATCGTTCCAGTCACATCAGCTTTTATAATTGATGTACATTCAGATGGAGCAATCCCATCAATGTTTCCATAAGCATCCCTAGTCACATAACCCCTATCATAAGAAACAACAGCATAATAATATGTCTGTCCATTTTGAACATCTTGATCAACAAATGAATGTCTCAAACCGGAATCATCTCCGAGATAATACTTCAACCCGTAGATATCAATTGGATGATAACCTTTTATCCCGTTTACAAGGTCAAACTGTGCTATGGGCTTTTTGAACAACTTATTACCGTGTGCATCAGTTATAACAAATGCTTCAAGAAAACTTGGATCCGTGCTCTTATAAATTTTATATCCCTCAAAATCATACTCCTGAAGGAACGGGTCCCAAGAAAGTTCAGCTCTTGAATCCCAATAAAGCGTAACCTTCTTATCACCGGGCACAGCTACAAGTCGGGGCTTTTCAGGCGGTTTTGCAAATCTATAATTTGCATTGTAAATCTGTTGAACTGTCTTTTTTCTTTTTATCAAATCATCTCTATCCTGACCAAATAAAAGAGCCATTGAAAACCTCTCAACATGACCTGCTGGCATAGGGAAAATCCCAGATGAAAAGAACATCCCAAGATTGACCGCCTGAAGAAGTTGGTCCTTTTGTGGGAGAGGTGCAGTAAAAACGCTCCAATTTTGCTCATCGTCCCAAAGTTCATAAGTATGAACAGGGAAAATTGAAAAACCAGTCAAACCGATCTGATCTGATTCATCCTTGTCAAGAATTCCAAAGTTTGGCTCACCTTGATCTGGACGACCATTACCTTCGCTACCATCTGGGTCAGGTCCTGTATAACCCTCGTCAAGTGGACCAATTCCGTCACTTCCAACATCATCATTAAGCGGTTCGCCGGGGTCCCATATACCATTTCCGTTTAAATCAGTGAAGCCCCGCCAATTCATGTTCTCATCAGCTGTCCACCAATAACCTTGCCTTACAGCAGGGATATCATCGACGCTTGAATAGTTGTAAAACCTTAAAAATTTCGCCAGGTCATAATTTGCCTGAATGTAACTAATTATGTTTTCTTTCCCCACTATAAGCTGACCGGCATCGGGGTCATTTCTTCGCTCATCAATAATCCCATCGTCATCATTGTCTTTACCGTCATTTTGAATCCCTGGGCTTTCAAGAAAGGCATAACCTGCAACACCAACTGGACCCCATCGCCCTGGAGTTCCAATGCCATCTGAGTCAAAAGCCCAAGCGATGTCAAGTTCCGTATCATACAAACCAGAATCATCACCTGAATCATCCGTTCCTCCAACTCCCCAGTCAATATATTGAGCAAATAGAGCTTTTTGATAATCCGTCTTCCCTTCATTTAAAATTTCATAATGCCAAAAAATAACATCTTGTGCAAGCACATGTGACCATTGAAAACCACGCATTGCAACCTCCATTCCAATTCCCCTTCTTGTTGTATCGGTTGGGTCGGGATAAAAATCCCATTCTTCGTCTGGATCATCATCAAAGACAAAATATGTTTCAAGATCAGCGTTTCTAACACCTTTTCCGAAATATCCATTCCAATAACCAGCCCAATCTGGCGGTCTATCGGGCCAAAATGCTGGCCAAGTTGAGGGGTCATTGCTCATAGCTGGCTTCGGTTGCGTCGGATTTGCATACCCTGGCAAAGGAGCCCAACCCCATGGGGTTCCATCAGGTCCTATGTCAATAAACTCACGATACATCGTCTCCATAGGATGAATTATTTTACCAGTTCTATCCCTCGTCTCAACTTGAACTATCATAGCAACACCGTCAACATAAGAATGACCGCTACCCTTGGGCCACTCTCCACTTGGTTGATCAGGCCAATGAGCAACCTCACCGTGATTAAAAAACATCGTCCTGACCATGTTCCCATCCATTATCCCCTGCTTGGTGTATTTCCTGTGCCCGACATTTGGGTCTGGTTTAACATGCTGTGAAAATAAAGCAAGTGGAATAAAACTCAAAAAAAGCAAAAACTTTTTAATCATAACAGGGGGAGAATTTTTATTTTTAAAAGTCAAATGAAATCCCAAAAATAACCTGCCTTGGCTCAGAGTAAAAATCAGGTCTTGTGAAATATTCCTCAACCGTGTTTATACCCCTGGGACGACCAGAATAAATCGTAGATAAAGTGTAGCCAGCCCGACCTGTATCACCAAAAACTTCAATCTCGTTCTTTATATCAAACACGTTGTAAACTTTCACGAAGAATTGCATATTTAAGCCAAAGAGTTTAAAAATCTTATAAAAATAAAGATCAAAATTATAAACTGGCGGTTTGTTATCGCTGTTTTCAACCGCTATTCTTTGATTTTGAAAAGCTGGTGTGTAAGGAAATCCCGTGCCAAGTTGCCCAATTAAACTTAACACAAAGTTATCCGGTTGCCCAAGTGAAACCGTAAAGTTGAGAGAATGCCTCCTATCCCAATCAAGAGGAACGAGCTGC from Candidatus Thermokryptus mobilis encodes the following:
- a CDS encoding PorV/PorQ family protein yields the protein MKKVWFILLFVSFSYSQNFVSNVSKVGTTAAVFLSIPVGGRATAMGGSFVSVANDASALYWNPGGIARSEGIKAMFQYTSWLADTKFGFIGVVLPVGSFGTLGASLTTLTIPDMPVTTVERPEGTGEYFNANDFALSLTYARNLTDRFSIGFNAKYIRQRIWHMSAWAVAIDVGTLFKTDFFGGMTIGATISNFGTSMRMYGRDARVFYDPDPNKYGNNDRIPAMLETDNWQLPLNFQFGISTYIFNSEASKLMISTDAVNPSDNYQYINAGAEYSFRDMFFIRGGYQMLFLKDGEGGLSLGAGVKMQIPFSDMKVQFDYSYNDYGRLKGVHTVVLSVEY
- a CDS encoding T9SS type A sorting domain-containing protein; amino-acid sequence: MKKLIFVAFLVDIAFSQSFDINLKHIDYLVEKVVMDADTVAIIHIYSNYPDYKYVPALGEGIACVDDATRASVAYLMHYERFRDQHSLNQAKLLLKFTLKMQAEDGGFYNFVYEDLSINKFGQTSNNDSFKWWACRALWAMGYAYNIFSKFNVEKEFKDTLAVRIERALSKAIRTINKSDIYELFINWKVPAQGYWLLENGADASAEAVIGASLYYEFSKSEKAKWVVEKLCKAISTYQFGDEDDFPFGMHPSFTPNLYIWHSWGSRQSYALLIAGKIFNRADWIESARREIDNFYKKMLLSFDLTDIKPYPERGDQINYGIAPIVQAFIEYGKITGDTTYRMFGGLYGSWWLGNNIANYPVYDSATGRFYDAVKADGTMNLNSGAESVSEGLIGLQTALYDDIASRYLFYKTKSDNSYKIIEAENFASTYGDPKKIYLSEFNWANISKGCLVELKNEDGIRIKFDIDNVYDDLNFYTIYVQYRKRSLPSGYAGVEIVIDSIYKFYFDMSGSSSQDYIWIDRINGSFPLHSGEHTIDVYFRGVGDFVWIDYFIIQPIVERKIFQSPDGAELKVERAVITGIKERGSFDDLDDFEVDIFPNPFNRETNVFLKGKGIFKLRVFDICGRKVDEMTSEAGLLKLNFDNNSSGLYFCFVDAGGFSKIKKLILLR